ATTCCCCATCTGTAACATAATACTACAGCGCATAAATATAATTACAACTTTCTGTCCTCATCTAAATAAGATGAATGGAGTCCTGCATGGCAGCATTTCACTGAAACTGTTATGCTCATTGTGACTTTCTCAAACCTGCAACTTACACACATGGAACACAAAACATGTAGAACAAGGAATCTAACCAAGCATTATCTTTTGAAGAGTTGTAATTCATCACCATACATATGAACTCACTTGGATAGATACTTACCAAGCTCAAACTTTGCAGTGCTTTCCTTTAAAGTTTGAAGCTCCTGGCCAATCGCGCCAAAGAGACCTGGATTAAACAGATTACATTACTAAGGTTTCACATTAGAGTTACAAGTGTGTGCATATATGATGATGTCAAACAGTGCAGAATAAGGAGACTTTCACAAGTTTTAACCTCAAACTGAGGAGAAACAAAATGAGTTGAACTTTTGTAAGATTTTCAAACTATGGGCTCATAGTTAAGGATAAGTTTATCCAAAAGAGAAAATTAGGCCATTAACTTCTCACCtccatgccaatggaaagtcgggtgaagatttgtagttcacaaaacatttctggagcttaacagcaaaacagcaatgcagcattctcctaaacaactgaaagagatggggacttgttttcaaatgtcaaataaCCACCAAAACAAGTATTTACACGTTTAACGTTTTCACAActggctgttgttgtttttttttacattttaaaagtccccATCGACTTCACTTAAGGAGAATGCAGCAataatgttttgctgtgaagcttcagaaatgtcgtgtggaccacaaaacttcacctgactttccaacggcatgggggtgagtagataatgactaaattttcatttttgggtttGGGCTAAGATGCTGTATACAAATGTTCCTGTGTGTCTACTCTTGCCTAAAAAACAGAGTTTCCTTgagcaagaaaataaaaacaaaagaatttgCAGAGGTTGTTGTACTTCTGCTTGCTGTATTGTAATAAATGACAACCAGCAACTACTAAACTGATGAAAACAATTCTGTAAAGAATCCATATATTTTctaataaaaaattaataacCTTGACTACACAGAACATGCGCAGTTGGTCCAGGAGGTCCAGTTAATCCAGGAATTCCAGAGGATCCATGATATCCATGTCGTCCTACAGGTCCAGGTGGCCCTGTATAGCAGGTAAAGAGACCTCAAACATGACTTAAAGTGCATCGGCTCAATGAGCAGCTCAATGAAGATGAAATGCTTGGTGGAAAATAACATGTcggataaataaaaaacagacacaacttTCCAATTCTCAAGTCTTTTGTGGGACAGAAAGGTTTGGCTTGACAGTGGCACCACAGGATATGTCAAAGGGTTTATCCTTTAATGAGCATGAAATTATTTAgatatttaaaacaagtctaACAAGTGACACCAAAATACATTAGTCCAGTCCTCTATGAGGCAATAAAGTCCTTACTAGGTTTACATGCCAATCCACACATCGCATTACAATCCTATAggtaaaacagaccaaaataCATTAGGCCAGTTCTCTATGAAGCTGTTCACCTTTGGTATCACCATCCGTCCtcagtgatctgatcacaagtgggCAGCTTTAAGTACGTCCCAGCATGTGTCTCAAATAACCTCTTGTGATTGtatctcacttccctgctctacATGTATATACTTACATCAATGGAACAAATGAATacacaaagaacacacacaaagaaataaatatcttcatgttgaacatttgccGAATCAAACAGCAGGCCGAAATAGTAACAATTAATTTGTTGTAGACAGCATTTCAAAAAGTTTATAAACTTTCTCCCCACGTCtcaaaattgagtgttttttaaggGAGTTCATCCACAATATGTGTCAtttattagttactgtttactgtatttgtaaattTAGACATGTTTCCTGAgagtatattatattatattattatgttatataTTAAATTTGGTGTAAACAGTGAAGTCAGTTGAAACAGtgagttcaaacagctgctgggaggcACAATGCACTTtggacacagaagcagacagggtgcactttaaacatgaaaacagacaggctggtgcagcgaTGTTGTGATGAACTGAtactttttacaagaaaagaaacatcctaattttatttttattttttttatttaatgcagaatttacaATAGGCACCAATGATTTTGAATGTGCCGTatccgtttcacaaagtttttaAGTTTCTCTTCACGCAAGAACTCTGACAGTCATacaagtctggtgatattgctGTTACTAGTTTAATATTTGGTTGAAACAGACACAAGTGCATTCACAAATGTCTGCTGCTAAATTGCTAattggcaggttaagagagcccaAACACGTAATTTGCCTGACAACGAACCAGTAGCTTCTTCGCGTTGTCTAGGACACACACTGCCAAAATAATGTGGTCACGTGCGACCCAGATCGCCTCcaaatgtggtctgagtgacaTTATAAAGCTATGGGTGGTGCTTAGTGAAAGGTCCTTGGCTTTTCCAAAAGGGAGATGCCAGAATTCAGTCAAAAGATAAAGGGAGTCAGGTCAGTATTCAGGAGTGTTGGTGAAAAGATAATGAAATCAATGTTACCCACCTCGATAACCTGGATGTCCAGGTTGGCCCTCAATCCCAGGTGGTCCAACCCTCCCAGGTGGCCCAGGATCCCCTTTGTCACCTTTTGGACCAGGAGGACCTGGATGCTGACAGTAGCCAAGAGGTGCCATCAGGCAGAGGATGTAGAATAGGAGACACACCTTCATCGTCTAAATGCAGAACTAAAGTTTAGGTTAAATCAGTTACAGAATGTAATCAGGTATATTCACTCATGTGCTTTATTTttgtgcaattttgaggtacttgtacataatttgaatattttcctttgatgctactttatactcTACTTTTACTAAGTTTTAGATATATCGTGCTCTGCTAAGTGCTATTCATATGCATGACTTTTACTTACCAAAGTCATCTTTTCACagaatacatttacttttacttatgtATAATTGTTGGCACTCTTGACAACACtgcatgaaatatatttaatgagTTTTCTACACAGGCTGCATCAGAAATATTGTTTTagtataatttatttaaaataagcacaagacaaacaaaaacaaaccaataaacTCAACAGAACTTTCTATGCAATCACATCGTTAAGTTCTACATTAAGTGAGGTATTAATGATGTTAATCAAGCCCGAAACAGcatcagaaaacagaaacaaactcacTTATGACCGAGGAGTAACGGCTGGATGTGCTGCCTCTTTGCTGCTTCCAAACAAAAATAGCCGAGGAAACAGTTCAAAGTCAAAAACATGAGAGACCCAgtacagaggaaatgaaaagcaggtGAAAACTCTAAATATGGGatatgaaacagaaaagagacaaaaagtcCCAAAGCCTTCCACTTTTTAACCAATGAATGTCAAAGCAGTGCCACAATCTGCTGTTAATGGTCATTGACCATATTAACTGGAGAAGAGACAGCTTTATTGCTCCTGGGGATCAACAACATTTCCTCATCAACAATTCCTCAAACAATTCTGCATTGTCTCAGTCAATACACAGGCTTTCTCAGGCTGAAGTGCAGGGGGCTGCATTAACAAAGGGAATAGTAAAAAGCTAAATAGTAAAATACTGTCTCTGATGATAATTGtatatgaaatatataacaataGCAGTGTTTTTTCTGGATCATTCTCATGTCTTAGATTAGTATATTTAGTAGTCGTCTTGTTGCCAAGGGCGATATTTATGGGTAAAGATTGGTCAGTTTGGTGCCACCTAGTTGCAACCTTAATTAAAAATCTTCTTAGCTGACCCACtatttaaagattaaaacatctggaaacaagctgtgtttacaaaaaaggcacaaaaaggAAGGACACATGTCACATGGAGGTACTCCAGTTTTCACAGTTCAGTTTCAGGATGCTTTGCTCTTCCTGTGAGATCTTACatattaaatgaatgaaatgaaaccatTTCAATGCTGTACACTTTATTGTGACATATGATCTCAGGAAATCTCTGCATCAGTAATGATGTCATGCTGATGTTGCAATCCTTAATAGGGACTTACTTCCACCACAGTAGTGGTTTTGGGAAAACATCCAATGGTTGGTTCCTTGTAATCCCCAACAAAATAAGGATACATTTAATGTCAATATGTTCAATTTGCTTAATGTTAACACAATGAGAAAATGCATGgggattacatttttttaaggagaatgaagacattatttttttatctgataTAACTATCtgactaaaaaaaaagacaaagaactaAGATAATACCAGAAAAGGCAATGTATACGAGACCTTTCTATAAGTGACACTTGATGTCAGTAACAGAAATGTCTCATGTGTGTAAATAGCAAAAAGTCATTGGTTTAACTGAGCAATACAGCCAATACTGTTACAAATTccttttttctgcagtttttgCAAGACAAGCATTTTATTAGATGAAGTGAACAAAAACTTTACATTGAAACACGACTTGCAAGGGTTTTAATAACTTTCTATAACTGACAAATGATGTAAGCATTCAGGGAGCATTCTTGTGTCAGTTGCCAAacaccattttctgacagcGTGGTGCAGCCTGTATCCCCAATGGATCTGTCTGGCTGCCCAGCTCCCCATTTGGTGAAGGTCAGAGGTCGGTTTTTCATATCGGTTTCAAAATTCCCCTCTGCTTTGTTATTGTTGACGTTGATCCAGGCCATCTTGTGAACATCCCCAAAGAACTGTGTCAGTATGTTGTTCTCCTCCTCGCTCTGGGGCAAAGCCAGCTCTAAGCCTTGTTGGGAGCAGAAGTCGACGGCCCTGGAGAAAGTACCCCTCTCCTTGTAGGACACAAAATACTTCTGACCAACTCTTCGGACAAAGTCGTAGTTAAtagctgaaaaaagaaaacaattaaaaatttgattttgtgtgacaaaagaatcttaactcaaggtccactcAATTGGTTTTTTGGAGCTTAAAGCATTACTCAATGACAAGGGGTCCTATATTGGAGGTGTCAGATCTGGTTTTTGGCATTGGATATTCACTCACTACAGTCAATATCGCCCCCTGATGATACCGCACCTTCATATACACGTGTACCTTTCACACCTAGGTGAGACACTACTGTTTAGCGAATCAGCAGGTCTATTACATGCTTTGGCATCAGACTAGGCTGAAGTATGTGTGTTCTTGGATTCCCCATCTGTAACATAATTCTACAGGGCATAAATATAATTACAACTTTCTGTCCTCATCTAAATAAGATGAATGGAGTCCTGTATGGCAGCATTTCACTGAAACTGTTATGCTCATTGGGTCTTTCTCAAACCTCTAACTTACACAAATGGAACACACAACATGTAGAACAAGGAATCTAACCAAGCATTATCTTTTGAAGAGTTGTAATTCATCACCATACATATGAACTCACTTGGATAGATACTTACCAAGCTCCAACTTTGCAGTGCTTTCCTTTAAAGTTTGAAGCTCCTGGCCAATCGCGCCAAAGAGATCTGGATTAAACAGATTACATTACTAAGGTTTCACATTAGAGTCacaagtgtgtgtatatatgatGTCAAACAGTGCAGAATAAGGAGACTTTCACAAGTTTTAACCTCAAACTGAGGAGAAACAAAATGAGTTGAACTTTTGTAAGATTTTCAAACTATGGGCTCATAGTTAAGGATAAGTTTATCCAAAAGAGAAAATTAGGCCATTAACTTCTCACCtccatgccaatggaaagtcggATGAAgatttgtagtccacaaaacatttctggagcttaacagcaaaacagcaatgcagcattctcctaaacaactgaaagagatggggacttgttttcaaatgtcaaataaCCACCAAAACAAGTGCAAACATGCTTAACGTTTTCACaactggttgttgttgtttttctttacattttaaaagtccccATCGACTTCACTTAAGGAGAATGCAGCAataatgttttgctgtgaagcttcagaaatgtcgtgtggaccacaaaacttcacctgactttccaacggcatgggggtgagtagataatgactaaattttcatttttgggtttGGGCTAAGATGCTGTATACAAATGTTCCTGTGTGTCCACTCTTGCCTAAAAAACAGAGTTTCCTTgagcaagaaaataaaaacaaaagaatttgCAGAGGTTGTTGTACTTCTGCTTGCTGTATTGTAATAAATGACAACCAGCAACTACTAAACTGATGAAAACAATTCTGTAAAGAATCCATATATTTtctaatataaaaataataaccgTGACTACACAGAACATGCGTAGTTGGTCCAGGTGATCCAGGAGGTCCAGTTAATCCACGAGGTCCATATGGTCCTACAGGTCCAGGTGGCCCTGTATAGCAGGTAAAGAGACCTCAAACATGACTTAAAGTGCATCGGCTCAATGAGCAGCTCAATGAAGATGAAATGCTTGGTGGAAAATAACATGTcggataaataaaaaacagacacgACTTTCCAATTCTCAAGTCTTTTGTGGGACAGAAAGGTTTGGCTTGACAGTGGCACCACAGGATATGTCAAAGGGTTTATCCTTTAATGAGCATGAAATTATTTAgatatttaaaacaagtctaACAAGTGAGAACAAAATACATTAGTCCAGTCCTCTATG
This sequence is a window from Pagrus major chromosome 8, Pma_NU_1.0. Protein-coding genes within it:
- the LOC141000955 gene encoding pulmonary surfactant-associated protein D-like, whose product is MKVCLLFYILCLMAPLGYCQHPGPPGPKGDKGDPGPPGRVGPPGIVGPPGRPGERGPPGPVGPYGPRGLTGPPGSPGPTTHVLCSHDLFGAIGQELQTLKESTAKLELAINYDFVRRVGQKYFVSYKERGTFSRAVDFCSQQGLELALPQSEEENNILTQFFGDVHKMAWINVNNNKAEGNFETDMKNRPLTFTKWGAGQPDRSIGDTGCTTLSENGVWQLTQECSLNAYIICQL